In the Planctomycetota bacterium genome, CTGAAGGCGTGCCGGCCTTGGCGACGTGGCCCTGCACCATCACGGCACAGCGGTCGCAGACCAACTCCAGCTCGCCCAGCAAGTGGCTGTTGAGCATCACGCACGTGCCCTTTTCGCGGGCTTCGACCAGGACGTCGCGGATGAGCTTGCGGGCGATCGGGTCGACGCCGTCGGTGGGCTCGTCGAGAATCAGAATCTTCGGCGGCCCGTCGGGCGGACCGGCAGCCAACGCCTGGGCGAGTCCGACGCGTTGCCGCATGCCCTTCGAGTAGCCGCCGACGGCACGATCCGCGGCGTCGGTGAGTTCGACGCGATCGAGCAGCTTGTCACACTGCTTCCGCGCCTCGGCCTTGGTCAGCCCGCCGAGCCGCGAGAAAAACTCGACGACCTGTCGGCCGGTGAGGTACTTGGGGAACTTGGCCTGTTCTGGCAGATAGCCGATCTGGCGCCGTACGCCCGGATCGCGTCGGTGCTTGCCGAGGAGACGAATCGTCCCGCCACCCGGCCGGACGAGGCCGAGGATGGACTTGACCATCGTGCTCTTGCCCGCGCCGTTGGGCCCGAGCAGGCCGAAGATTTCGCCGGGAAACGCGGTGAGCGTGGCGGTGCGGAGGGCGTGGACGGGCTTTCTGCCGACGACGCGTGCCGGGAGAGACGGCTTGAACGTCTTGGTCAGCCCTTGCACGTCGATCGCGGCGTCCACGGGCGACAGCATGGCAAGACCGCGCGAAAGTTGCACATCTTGAAAACGTCGGAGATCGCGAAGTCGCAAAGGCGCGAAGACGAACGCGAAGGATCAGAGGGGAAGGGTGCTGAGCAGTTTTCCCCAAAAACAACCTTCGCGTCACTCTTCTTGTCTTCGCGTCTTCGCGATCTCTGAGGCGGATACCTACTCGACGCCACTGCCCGCCGGGACCTTCGACTCGCTGGCGTCGCGGAAGACGGCGGGTTTGCGGGTGGCGTGGCGAGCGACGGCACGGCCGTGCCCGTTGCCGTTCTCGTGGCCGTTGGCAGGCGTGATGAGGCGGGCGACGCGCGGCTGGGTGACGGGCATGCGGACGTCGCCGGTGCCGTAGATGCGACGCCGCGCGAGGTAGAGCAGCTCTTCGGTGATCCGGCGATGCCTGGCCATCATGTCGGCCAGGAGCGCCATCACGCCGACGATGACGCTGAGCGTGAGCAGCCCGCCGCCGATGGAGATGAGGCTGGTGAACGGCTGCGTCTTGCCGGGGTTGAAGATGAGGTAGTTGGCCGTCACGACGCCCAGCATGGCAAAGCCCGGCAGCGCGAGCAGGCCCGCGATCACGCCGAAGAACTTCAGCGGCCGGATGTCGCGCATGGCGCGGATGATGATCGGGCCGGTGTTGGCGGCGTACTTCCAGACGCTGCTGGCAACGCGGCTCTCGCCGAACTCACGCGTCCCGCGGACCTTCAGCGGCACCTCGATGATGCGGAGGTTCTTGCTGAACAGATCGATGAAGCACTCCTGCGTATACGTGTACCGGCCGAAGAGCGTCAGCCGGTAGAGCGCCTCGCGGTTGAACCCGCGAAAGCCGCACGAGACGTCGGTGAATCGCCCGCCGCCGCCGCAGGCGAAGTTGACGATCTTCACGACGGCCCAGTTGCCGAAGTACTTGATGCCCGGCATTTCCGGTCGATCGTCCGGGTTCTTGAACCGCGTGCACGTGACAAAGTCAGCCTTGTCCTCAAGGAGCGGCTGGACGAGCTTGGCGATGTCGGCCGAGTCGAACTGCCCGTCGCCGTCGATGTTGACGACCAGATCCGCCCCGCGACGCATCGCCGCTTCGATGCCGGCCTGAAAGACCTTGCCCAAACCACGCCGGCCGTGGACCTCAACGACGTGGGCCCCGGCGTCTCGGGCTTCGGCGGCGGTGGCGTCGGTGCTTTCGTCGTCCATCACGACGACTTCGACCGATTCGACGCCGGGAATGGTGCGAGGCACCTCCCGCACGACGCGGCCGATGGTCCGCTCTTCGTTCTGAGCGGGAACGGTGACGACAAGCTTCATCGGGGCCAGAAAGGTCAAGGGGCGGCCGCTGCCGAGGATCGGCGTGGCGCGGGGTCCGATCGTAGCGGTCCGGACTTGGCCGAACAATGCAATACCCCTCCCGCGTCGGCGAATCGCGGTTACGCGAACAGCGTGCTGAACCAACCACGTCACTGGTCGCCAAGAGGCTCACTCCGTCATCCCGAGCGAGCGCAGCGAGTCGAGGGACCTCGAATGGTTCCGCTCATCCCTCGTAAACGAGCTCCTTCGACTCGCTGCGCTCGCTCAGGATGACGAAAGGGCTTAGTCATTCGGGCACTTCGGACGAGATCGCTTTGAGCAGCTCGCGGGTCAGCGGCGGCATCTCGTTGGCGTAGAGCGTCATCCCGCCGTTGGCCTGAAGCGAGACTTCATAGATCCGGCCAGGCTCGAAGATGCCGAAGACTTGCTGGCCGAAGGCGACCTTCACACCGTTCTTCT is a window encoding:
- a CDS encoding ABC transporter ATP-binding protein, with the translated sequence MLSPVDAAIDVQGLTKTFKPSLPARVVGRKPVHALRTATLTAFPGEIFGLLGPNGAGKSTMVKSILGLVRPGGGTIRLLGKHRRDPGVRRQIGYLPEQAKFPKYLTGRQVVEFFSRLGGLTKAEARKQCDKLLDRVELTDAADRAVGGYSKGMRQRVGLAQALAAGPPDGPPKILILDEPTDGVDPIARKLIRDVLVEAREKGTCVMLNSHLLGELELVCDRCAVMVQGHVAKAGTPSDLAAGRASYRIELPAGVPVSKVEQALGTTIVDHQATLDTGLVVKRPDDTSLDIQTGEADAALVVLDLLRQSDVAITAFRPVRPSLEDLFVEAVRASEGMTSPATQIASASEEGRPS
- a CDS encoding glycosyltransferase family 2 protein, producing MKLVVTVPAQNEERTIGRVVREVPRTIPGVESVEVVVMDDESTDATAAEARDAGAHVVEVHGRRGLGKVFQAGIEAAMRRGADLVVNIDGDGQFDSADIAKLVQPLLEDKADFVTCTRFKNPDDRPEMPGIKYFGNWAVVKIVNFACGGGGRFTDVSCGFRGFNREALYRLTLFGRYTYTQECFIDLFSKNLRIIEVPLKVRGTREFGESRVASSVWKYAANTGPIIIRAMRDIRPLKFFGVIAGLLALPGFAMLGVVTANYLIFNPGKTQPFTSLISIGGGLLTLSVIVGVMALLADMMARHRRITEELLYLARRRIYGTGDVRMPVTQPRVARLITPANGHENGNGHGRAVARHATRKPAVFRDASESKVPAGSGVE